Proteins encoded within one genomic window of Heptranchias perlo isolate sHepPer1 unplaced genomic scaffold, sHepPer1.hap1 HAP1_SCAFFOLD_466, whole genome shotgun sequence:
- the LOC137313314 gene encoding probable G-protein coupled receptor 139, with translation MHYPVIYQVQDIYYPVLAAVGVPGQPLLVLTLLLYLANYFFSLHVLHITLVAIVILSRGKCGLSKCISRYLVGMAVADLLVVITDPILRWIGQIYLPWSFLDITPVCSFFIFLSYATAVVSVWLTVAFTFDRFVAICCEELKTKYCTEKTAAVVLGTLSVLGCLESLPWYFTLKPDYMIDNVAWFCVITGSFRTYPAWSAFDLFHLILTPCVPFCLILLLNVLTVRRILVAIRARSGLRGHSNGENDKDAEMENRKKSIIVLFSVSGSFILLWVTQVIVYIFARIINIQSYNSATDPVYIAEHTAKMLQLFSSCTNTCIYVLTQNKFREELKNAVKYTFHLIVKLLGASMQVHRLSVKQMTWRQEKDMRLSNAKTLLIEAGSKALMYRYGDFKEEFETWKDSSHKLTTEAKHGPNSNVENVEVPVEILTNKKKALVE, from the exons ATGCATTATCCAGTAATATATCAGGTACAGgacatttactatcctgttcttgcagccgttggtgtTCCAGGTCAGCCGTTgttggtgttaactctgctgctatatttggcaaattattttttctccctgcatgttttacaca TTaccttggtggcgattgtgatcctgtcccgaggaaagtgcggtctctccaaatgtatcagtcgctacctggtgggaatggcagtggccgatctcctggtcgttatcactgatccgatattgagatggATTGGTCAGATTTATCTCCcatggtcattcctggacattactcccgtgtgtagttttttCATCTTCTTGAGTTATGCAACCGCTGTGGTTTCAgtttggctcacagtcgctttcacctttgatcgatttgtggccatttgttgcgaggagctgaaaactaaatattgcaccgagaaaacagcggctgtggttctgggaacactgagtgtgctgggctgtttggaaagtctcccctggtactttacacttaAACCTGACTATATGATTGATAATGTTGCCTGGTTTTGTGTGATAACAGGAAGCTTCCGTACATACCCCGCATGGTCCGCATTTGacttgtttcacctcattttaaccccttgtgtcccgttctgtctgattttgctgctcaatgttctgacggtcagacgtattttagtggccaTTCGAGCCCGCAGTGGACTCCGGGgccacagcaatggagagaatgacaAGGatgcagagatggagaaccgaaagaaatccatcattgtACTCTTCAgcgtatcgggcagttttatattgttatgggtaaCACAGGTTATAGTTTACATTTTTGCGCGAATTATAAACATTCAGTCTTATAACTCtgccactgaccctgtttatatcgcagaacacacagcaaagatgctgcagcttttcagttcctgcacaaacacgtgcatttatgtcctgacccaaaataaattcagagaggagctgaagaacgcggtaaaATACACATTCCATCTAATTGTCAAATTA CTTGGTGCCTCGATGCAGGTTCACAGATtgtctgtgaagcagatgacctggcgaCAAGAGAAAGACATGCGACTCTCCAACG CTAAGACACTGCTAATTGAAGCTGGAAGTAAAGCTTTAATGTACAGATATGGCGACTTTAAAGAGGAATTTGAGACTTGGAAAGACTCTTCCCACAAATTGACAACAGAAGCGAAACATGGGCCCAACTCCAACGTAGAAAATGTTGAGGTTCCAGTTGAAATTTTGACTAACAAAAAAAAGGCTCTGGTCGAATGA